Proteins encoded in a region of the Quercus lobata isolate SW786 chromosome 8, ValleyOak3.0 Primary Assembly, whole genome shotgun sequence genome:
- the LOC115954574 gene encoding uncharacterized protein LOC115954574 isoform X2 yields the protein MKFEDLLMQRSDERQKRLDLEEEVKKLQGVLDGEQALNRVLRFALQGPVSSHPSLSSVVPPEVRLILEELAIVQEEILWLERKVEELKLILYRQREQNREREMLHLTRLPEETQLLFGLENRSVLNDQRSRSQNYDEFRKERMRKERRPSLGSVSEILSMSSTRFNEYQMSRRHTRRLIRNQHHINKESVIEKPNELSENLIKCLISIFFELNQASMEREGSATVPKLTLPCMKSKGFMAKTTFNCKTSTFLFNDNTSNLDPYGILPDFDGTVRDFGPYENFIPVTRSSLDIGRISECLPAMRKLRFLMQRLCNVDLTFLTYKQKLAFWINIYNACIMHAYLEHGLPSTQGKLLDIMNKAAVNVGGLVLNALAIEHFILRHPWESNQGLDEKEMLLRHAYGLGYPEPNVTFALCRGSWSSPALRVYTPNEVVNELGKAKVEYLEASVGVTSKRKIIVPKLLQWHMRDFADDMESLLEWIYSQLPRSGSLKRLMMECLNGETRSPRTKMVEIQPYEFEFRYLLAL from the exons ATGAAATTTGAGGACTTACTAATGCAACGAAGTGACGAGAGGCAGAAAAGACTTGACCTCGAGGAAGAG GTCAAGAAACTGCAAGGAGTGCTAGATGGGGAACAAGCACTCAACAGGGTTTTGCGCTTTGCACTCCAAGGTCCAGTTTCTTCCCATCCAAGTCTTTCCTCAGTTGTCCCCCCTGAG GTTCGGCTGATTCTGGAAGAACTAGCAATAGTACAGGAAGAGATATTATGGCTGGAGAGAAAAGTTGAGGAACTAAAACTAATTTTGTACAGACAGAGGGAACAGAACAGAGAAAGGGAAATGCTACATTTAACAAGGTTGCCAGAAGAAACTCAGTTGCTATTTGGACTAGAGAACCGGTCAGTGCTTAATGATCAGAGATCCAGATCACAAAATTATGATGAGTTTAGAAAAGAAAGGatgagaaaggaaagaagaccCTCATTGGGTTCTGTATCAGAAATCCTAAGCATGTCTTCCACAAGATTCAATG AATATCAAATGTCTAGGAGACATACCAGGAGATTGATTCGAAACCAACACCATATTAATAAAGAATCTGTCATCGAGAAACCAAATGAACTCTCTGAGAACCTGATAAAGTGCCTAATCAGCATATTTTTCGAGCTCAACCAGGCATCTATGGAGAGAGAAGGATCAGCTACAGTTCCTAAGCTCACTCTCCCTTGCATGAAATCAAAAGGGTTCATGGCAAAGACCACATTCAACTGTAAAACATCCACGTTCCTATTCAATGACAATACTTCAAATCTCGATCCTTACGGCATATTACCGGACTTCGATGGAACAGTCAGGGATTTTGGACCATACGAGAACTTCATCCCAGTCACAAGAAGCTCGTTAGACATTGGCCGTATTTCAGAGTGCTTACCAGCAATGAGGAAACTGAG GTTTTTGATGCAAAGGCTATGTAATGTTGACTTGACTTTCTTGACCTACAAACAGAAGTTGGCATTCTGGATCAACATCTACAATGCCTGCATAATGCAT GCATACCTAGAACATGGATTACCTTCAACACAAGGGAAACTACTGGATATTATGAACAAG GCTGCAGTGAATGTGGGCGGTCTAGTACTAAATGCTTTGGCTATCGAGCATTTTATTCTCCGACATCCATGGGAATCAAACCAA GGCCTGGATGAGAAGGAAATGCTGCTACGCCATGCCTATGGTCTGGGTTATCCAGAACCCAATGTTACATTTGCTCTTTGCCGAGGAAGTTGGTCCTCACCAGCT TTAAGGGTCTATACACCAAATGAAGTAGTGAATGAACTGGGGAAGGCCAAAGTGGAATATTTGGAAGCTTCAGTGGGAGTTACAAGCAAGAGAAAGATCATAGTGCCCAAGCTCCTGCAATGGCACATGAGAGATTTCGCAGATGACATGGAATCACTACTAGAATGGATTTACAGCCAATTGCCACGTTCTGGGTCATTGAAAAGATTAATGATGGAGTGCTTAAACGGGGAAACAAGATCTCCTAGAACCAAAATGGTAGAAATCCAACCTTATGAATTTGAGTTTCGCTACCTGCTGGCTTTATGA
- the LOC115954574 gene encoding uncharacterized protein LOC115954574 isoform X1, translating into MKFEDLLMQRSDERQKRLDLEEEVKKLQGVLDGEQALNRVLRFALQGPVSSHPSLSSVVPPEVRLILEELAIVQEEILWLERKVEELKLILYRQREQNREREMLHLTRLPEETQLLFGLENRSVLNDQRSRSQNYDEFRKERMRKERRPSLGSVSEILSMSSTRFNEEYQMSRRHTRRLIRNQHHINKESVIEKPNELSENLIKCLISIFFELNQASMEREGSATVPKLTLPCMKSKGFMAKTTFNCKTSTFLFNDNTSNLDPYGILPDFDGTVRDFGPYENFIPVTRSSLDIGRISECLPAMRKLRFLMQRLCNVDLTFLTYKQKLAFWINIYNACIMHAYLEHGLPSTQGKLLDIMNKAAVNVGGLVLNALAIEHFILRHPWESNQGLDEKEMLLRHAYGLGYPEPNVTFALCRGSWSSPALRVYTPNEVVNELGKAKVEYLEASVGVTSKRKIIVPKLLQWHMRDFADDMESLLEWIYSQLPRSGSLKRLMMECLNGETRSPRTKMVEIQPYEFEFRYLLAL; encoded by the exons ATGAAATTTGAGGACTTACTAATGCAACGAAGTGACGAGAGGCAGAAAAGACTTGACCTCGAGGAAGAG GTCAAGAAACTGCAAGGAGTGCTAGATGGGGAACAAGCACTCAACAGGGTTTTGCGCTTTGCACTCCAAGGTCCAGTTTCTTCCCATCCAAGTCTTTCCTCAGTTGTCCCCCCTGAG GTTCGGCTGATTCTGGAAGAACTAGCAATAGTACAGGAAGAGATATTATGGCTGGAGAGAAAAGTTGAGGAACTAAAACTAATTTTGTACAGACAGAGGGAACAGAACAGAGAAAGGGAAATGCTACATTTAACAAGGTTGCCAGAAGAAACTCAGTTGCTATTTGGACTAGAGAACCGGTCAGTGCTTAATGATCAGAGATCCAGATCACAAAATTATGATGAGTTTAGAAAAGAAAGGatgagaaaggaaagaagaccCTCATTGGGTTCTGTATCAGAAATCCTAAGCATGTCTTCCACAAGATTCAATG AAGAATATCAAATGTCTAGGAGACATACCAGGAGATTGATTCGAAACCAACACCATATTAATAAAGAATCTGTCATCGAGAAACCAAATGAACTCTCTGAGAACCTGATAAAGTGCCTAATCAGCATATTTTTCGAGCTCAACCAGGCATCTATGGAGAGAGAAGGATCAGCTACAGTTCCTAAGCTCACTCTCCCTTGCATGAAATCAAAAGGGTTCATGGCAAAGACCACATTCAACTGTAAAACATCCACGTTCCTATTCAATGACAATACTTCAAATCTCGATCCTTACGGCATATTACCGGACTTCGATGGAACAGTCAGGGATTTTGGACCATACGAGAACTTCATCCCAGTCACAAGAAGCTCGTTAGACATTGGCCGTATTTCAGAGTGCTTACCAGCAATGAGGAAACTGAG GTTTTTGATGCAAAGGCTATGTAATGTTGACTTGACTTTCTTGACCTACAAACAGAAGTTGGCATTCTGGATCAACATCTACAATGCCTGCATAATGCAT GCATACCTAGAACATGGATTACCTTCAACACAAGGGAAACTACTGGATATTATGAACAAG GCTGCAGTGAATGTGGGCGGTCTAGTACTAAATGCTTTGGCTATCGAGCATTTTATTCTCCGACATCCATGGGAATCAAACCAA GGCCTGGATGAGAAGGAAATGCTGCTACGCCATGCCTATGGTCTGGGTTATCCAGAACCCAATGTTACATTTGCTCTTTGCCGAGGAAGTTGGTCCTCACCAGCT TTAAGGGTCTATACACCAAATGAAGTAGTGAATGAACTGGGGAAGGCCAAAGTGGAATATTTGGAAGCTTCAGTGGGAGTTACAAGCAAGAGAAAGATCATAGTGCCCAAGCTCCTGCAATGGCACATGAGAGATTTCGCAGATGACATGGAATCACTACTAGAATGGATTTACAGCCAATTGCCACGTTCTGGGTCATTGAAAAGATTAATGATGGAGTGCTTAAACGGGGAAACAAGATCTCCTAGAACCAAAATGGTAGAAATCCAACCTTATGAATTTGAGTTTCGCTACCTGCTGGCTTTATGA
- the LOC115954574 gene encoding uncharacterized protein LOC115954574 isoform X3, with product MGNKHSTGFCALHSKVQFLPIQVFPQLSPLSLVLRGERILQVRLILEELAIVQEEILWLERKVEELKLILYRQREQNREREMLHLTRLPEETQLLFGLENRSVLNDQRSRSQNYDEFRKERMRKERRPSLGSVSEILSMSSTRFNEEYQMSRRHTRRLIRNQHHINKESVIEKPNELSENLIKCLISIFFELNQASMEREGSATVPKLTLPCMKSKGFMAKTTFNCKTSTFLFNDNTSNLDPYGILPDFDGTVRDFGPYENFIPVTRSSLDIGRISECLPAMRKLRFLMQRLCNVDLTFLTYKQKLAFWINIYNACIMHAYLEHGLPSTQGKLLDIMNKAAVNVGGLVLNALAIEHFILRHPWESNQGLDEKEMLLRHAYGLGYPEPNVTFALCRGSWSSPALRVYTPNEVVNELGKAKVEYLEASVGVTSKRKIIVPKLLQWHMRDFADDMESLLEWIYSQLPRSGSLKRLMMECLNGETRSPRTKMVEIQPYEFEFRYLLAL from the exons ATGGGGAACAAGCACTCAACAGGGTTTTGCGCTTTGCACTCCAAGGTCCAGTTTCTTCCCATCCAAGTCTTTCCTCAGTTGTCCCCCCTGAG CCTTGTCCTCAGAGGCGAACGTATATTGCAGGTTCGGCTGATTCTGGAAGAACTAGCAATAGTACAGGAAGAGATATTATGGCTGGAGAGAAAAGTTGAGGAACTAAAACTAATTTTGTACAGACAGAGGGAACAGAACAGAGAAAGGGAAATGCTACATTTAACAAGGTTGCCAGAAGAAACTCAGTTGCTATTTGGACTAGAGAACCGGTCAGTGCTTAATGATCAGAGATCCAGATCACAAAATTATGATGAGTTTAGAAAAGAAAGGatgagaaaggaaagaagaccCTCATTGGGTTCTGTATCAGAAATCCTAAGCATGTCTTCCACAAGATTCAATG AAGAATATCAAATGTCTAGGAGACATACCAGGAGATTGATTCGAAACCAACACCATATTAATAAAGAATCTGTCATCGAGAAACCAAATGAACTCTCTGAGAACCTGATAAAGTGCCTAATCAGCATATTTTTCGAGCTCAACCAGGCATCTATGGAGAGAGAAGGATCAGCTACAGTTCCTAAGCTCACTCTCCCTTGCATGAAATCAAAAGGGTTCATGGCAAAGACCACATTCAACTGTAAAACATCCACGTTCCTATTCAATGACAATACTTCAAATCTCGATCCTTACGGCATATTACCGGACTTCGATGGAACAGTCAGGGATTTTGGACCATACGAGAACTTCATCCCAGTCACAAGAAGCTCGTTAGACATTGGCCGTATTTCAGAGTGCTTACCAGCAATGAGGAAACTGAG GTTTTTGATGCAAAGGCTATGTAATGTTGACTTGACTTTCTTGACCTACAAACAGAAGTTGGCATTCTGGATCAACATCTACAATGCCTGCATAATGCAT GCATACCTAGAACATGGATTACCTTCAACACAAGGGAAACTACTGGATATTATGAACAAG GCTGCAGTGAATGTGGGCGGTCTAGTACTAAATGCTTTGGCTATCGAGCATTTTATTCTCCGACATCCATGGGAATCAAACCAA GGCCTGGATGAGAAGGAAATGCTGCTACGCCATGCCTATGGTCTGGGTTATCCAGAACCCAATGTTACATTTGCTCTTTGCCGAGGAAGTTGGTCCTCACCAGCT TTAAGGGTCTATACACCAAATGAAGTAGTGAATGAACTGGGGAAGGCCAAAGTGGAATATTTGGAAGCTTCAGTGGGAGTTACAAGCAAGAGAAAGATCATAGTGCCCAAGCTCCTGCAATGGCACATGAGAGATTTCGCAGATGACATGGAATCACTACTAGAATGGATTTACAGCCAATTGCCACGTTCTGGGTCATTGAAAAGATTAATGATGGAGTGCTTAAACGGGGAAACAAGATCTCCTAGAACCAAAATGGTAGAAATCCAACCTTATGAATTTGAGTTTCGCTACCTGCTGGCTTTATGA
- the LOC115954574 gene encoding uncharacterized protein LOC115954574 isoform X4: protein MGNKHSTGFCALHSKVQFLPIQVFPQLSPLRGERILQVRLILEELAIVQEEILWLERKVEELKLILYRQREQNREREMLHLTRLPEETQLLFGLENRSVLNDQRSRSQNYDEFRKERMRKERRPSLGSVSEILSMSSTRFNEEYQMSRRHTRRLIRNQHHINKESVIEKPNELSENLIKCLISIFFELNQASMEREGSATVPKLTLPCMKSKGFMAKTTFNCKTSTFLFNDNTSNLDPYGILPDFDGTVRDFGPYENFIPVTRSSLDIGRISECLPAMRKLRFLMQRLCNVDLTFLTYKQKLAFWINIYNACIMHAYLEHGLPSTQGKLLDIMNKAAVNVGGLVLNALAIEHFILRHPWESNQGLDEKEMLLRHAYGLGYPEPNVTFALCRGSWSSPALRVYTPNEVVNELGKAKVEYLEASVGVTSKRKIIVPKLLQWHMRDFADDMESLLEWIYSQLPRSGSLKRLMMECLNGETRSPRTKMVEIQPYEFEFRYLLAL from the exons ATGGGGAACAAGCACTCAACAGGGTTTTGCGCTTTGCACTCCAAGGTCCAGTTTCTTCCCATCCAAGTCTTTCCTCAGTTGTCCCCCCTGAG AGGCGAACGTATATTGCAGGTTCGGCTGATTCTGGAAGAACTAGCAATAGTACAGGAAGAGATATTATGGCTGGAGAGAAAAGTTGAGGAACTAAAACTAATTTTGTACAGACAGAGGGAACAGAACAGAGAAAGGGAAATGCTACATTTAACAAGGTTGCCAGAAGAAACTCAGTTGCTATTTGGACTAGAGAACCGGTCAGTGCTTAATGATCAGAGATCCAGATCACAAAATTATGATGAGTTTAGAAAAGAAAGGatgagaaaggaaagaagaccCTCATTGGGTTCTGTATCAGAAATCCTAAGCATGTCTTCCACAAGATTCAATG AAGAATATCAAATGTCTAGGAGACATACCAGGAGATTGATTCGAAACCAACACCATATTAATAAAGAATCTGTCATCGAGAAACCAAATGAACTCTCTGAGAACCTGATAAAGTGCCTAATCAGCATATTTTTCGAGCTCAACCAGGCATCTATGGAGAGAGAAGGATCAGCTACAGTTCCTAAGCTCACTCTCCCTTGCATGAAATCAAAAGGGTTCATGGCAAAGACCACATTCAACTGTAAAACATCCACGTTCCTATTCAATGACAATACTTCAAATCTCGATCCTTACGGCATATTACCGGACTTCGATGGAACAGTCAGGGATTTTGGACCATACGAGAACTTCATCCCAGTCACAAGAAGCTCGTTAGACATTGGCCGTATTTCAGAGTGCTTACCAGCAATGAGGAAACTGAG GTTTTTGATGCAAAGGCTATGTAATGTTGACTTGACTTTCTTGACCTACAAACAGAAGTTGGCATTCTGGATCAACATCTACAATGCCTGCATAATGCAT GCATACCTAGAACATGGATTACCTTCAACACAAGGGAAACTACTGGATATTATGAACAAG GCTGCAGTGAATGTGGGCGGTCTAGTACTAAATGCTTTGGCTATCGAGCATTTTATTCTCCGACATCCATGGGAATCAAACCAA GGCCTGGATGAGAAGGAAATGCTGCTACGCCATGCCTATGGTCTGGGTTATCCAGAACCCAATGTTACATTTGCTCTTTGCCGAGGAAGTTGGTCCTCACCAGCT TTAAGGGTCTATACACCAAATGAAGTAGTGAATGAACTGGGGAAGGCCAAAGTGGAATATTTGGAAGCTTCAGTGGGAGTTACAAGCAAGAGAAAGATCATAGTGCCCAAGCTCCTGCAATGGCACATGAGAGATTTCGCAGATGACATGGAATCACTACTAGAATGGATTTACAGCCAATTGCCACGTTCTGGGTCATTGAAAAGATTAATGATGGAGTGCTTAAACGGGGAAACAAGATCTCCTAGAACCAAAATGGTAGAAATCCAACCTTATGAATTTGAGTTTCGCTACCTGCTGGCTTTATGA
- the LOC115957342 gene encoding 16 kDa phloem protein 1, translating into MAIGLMEVLLVNAKGLGDTDFFGGMDPYVLIQYKSQERKSSVAQGKGGSPVWNEKITFRVEYPGQGDQYKLILNIMDKDTFSADDFIGQATIYVEDLMAVGVENGTAELHPRKYSVRKDQSYCGEIEVGVTFTQKVEEQYHGEELGGWKQSDDY; encoded by the exons ATGGCTATTGGGCTAATGGAGGTGCTGCTTGTGAATGCAAAAGGCCTTGGAGACACTGATTTCTTTG GTGGTATGGATCCGTATGTTTTGATACAATACAAAAGTCAAGAGCGCAAGAGCAGCGTGGCCCAAG GTAAAGGTGGATCTCCAGTTTGGAATGAGAAAATTACATTCAGGGTAGAGTATCCAGGACAAGGAGACCAATACAAACTCATTCTAAACATCATGGATAAGGACACATTCTCCGCTGATGACTTCATTGGGCAAGCCAC CATCTATGTGGAGGATTTAATGGCAGTAGGAGTGGAGAATGGAACTGCAGAGTTACACCCTCGCAAATATAGTGTTCGCAAAGACCAAAGTTATTGCGGAGAGATTGAAGTTGGTGTCACTTTCACCCAAAAG gTAGAAGAGCAATATCATGGAGAAGAGTTGGGAGGGTGGAAGCAAAGTGACGACTACTAG